The Anopheles arabiensis isolate DONGOLA chromosome Y unlocalized genomic scaffold, AaraD3 chrY_contig0002, whole genome shotgun sequence genomic interval TCCAAACAGTGCGgacttttttaaatgttttgttttttttttaatgtgctaAGGTTCCATTTAACATTAGTATTTACAATGAACAACGCAGAACTTTAATGTGaatcacagcatcattgtGGATGACATAGTTCGCAAACAAACCTAGGATATGGCTGCGTTTACCTGCACTAATGCCATTTTGTacaggcaaacgcaacaaactgaACAATAACGTTGACGAAGACGGACACCCTGAAATTACAGCGCTAATTCGCTGGTGCAGATGAAACGAAGGATAATTCTTTGTTTGAATGCGATttgtggtcctgaaaaggaccgatTTGAGAGAATGAAGCCAATCATTTCAGTGGCTTACTTCGAGCTGGTGTACTTTGTGACAGCCTTCGTTCCTTCGGAGACGGCGTGCTTGGCAAGCTcaccaggcagcagcagacgaacaGCGGTTTGGATTTCGCGGGACGTGATCGTCGAACGCTTGTTGTAGTGCGCCAAGCGGGATGCCTCAGCAGCAATGCGTTCGAAGATATCGTTGACGAAACTGTTCATGATGCTCATGGCCTTCGAAGAAATGCCAGTATCCGGGTGGACTTGCTTCAACACTTTGTAGATGTAAATAGCGTAGCTTTCCTTGCGGGTCttgcgcttctttttcttgtcggacttggaaatatttttctgggcCTTGCCAGACTTCTTCGCAGCTTTTCCACTGGTTTTGGGTGCCATTTCGacggaaaaattcactcaacaCTGGGACACGATGTGTATGATTCAACATGTGATTGCGTTCTAGAAAAATTCCAAGCTCTCCGATCGCTTATAACGGGCTGTGAGAGAGAATACGTATCGTGCAGCTCGAAAAATTCCAAACGAGTATCGGGCAGCACGAATGAGCTGCTATATAAGCATCGGTCGGGTCAAAATT includes:
- the LOC120906961 gene encoding histone H2B, translated to MAPKTSGKAAKKSGKAQKNISKSDKKKKRKTRKESYAIYIYKVLKQVHPDTGISSKAMSIMNSFVNDIFERIAAEASRLAHYNKRSTITSREIQTAVRLLLPGELAKHAVSEGTKAVTKYTSSK